DNA from Gracilinanus agilis isolate LMUSP501 chromosome 3, AgileGrace, whole genome shotgun sequence:
ATATCAGTTGGTACATTGAGAAGAGAATCTTTATAGTGCAAGTGGGCTTCTAAACACAAGCCATTTCCTCACCAATATTTATAGCAGGaagaaaacacatttccatgCTGTGTTCCCAACCAATTAGCCACTGGTCTTGGGGGATAGTTTGTATTTCAGAAGAAGAGCTAGATACTGCCGAATGTTACACTGTCATTGGCCTTCGGGATCTGAGACAGAGCTCGTGTCTTTTAATTGGCTTCTTCCATAACCAGGCAAAACAGAGTTAGATGTGGCTGCCCATTTATGCTAAAATGGAGGCATGTTATTAAATAGTATTACTCAtgtcaagaaagaggaaaaatataatatcctcccttctctccctttccctttccctctccccctccctctctcttcctatctctctctctctttccctctccctctctcttcctatctctctctctttttctctctttctttccctctccctctccctctcttttcctacctctttctttccctctccttctctctttctctctcttcctacctctttctctctctctctttttctcactttctttccctctccctctccctctcttttcctacctctttccctctccctctctcttcctatctctttctctctcttcctacctctttctctctctctctttttctctttccccctccctctccctctcttttcctacctctttctttccctctccctcttcctatctctttctctctttctctctcttcctacctttctctctctctctttttctctctttctttccctctccctctccctctcttttcttacctctttctttccctcatttcttttatatcctcGTCATGCCTAGGCCAAGGCTAAAAGAGACTTATTAACTGATGGTCTCTGGAAAACTCAAATGTCAGTCAATGACCCACTTATTCGATTCAGCCTCTCTTCCCCAGGATGACTGAAGAAAACCCAGGGCAAGAGCACACCAAATGGTCTGTCCTGCCATTATAAATTGTCACAAGCCCTCTGCAGCAGGCCTCTTTGACCTGTGTGGGTCAAAGATGGGTTCCAGATGTGGAAACTGCAATACCGATGACCTTCACTCCGAACACAGCTGATCCTCTCTTCCTATCCCTTCTTGTTTCTGCAGCTCTTCTCGAACCTACCAAGTGGTGCTTGGGAGACACAGCCTGTCCACTAACGAGGAAGGATCCCTTACTGTCAGTGTTTCAAAGAGTGTGGTCCATGAGGACTGGAACTCTAACAAGCTTTCCAATGGGTACCTTAAGggtattttctcctttgaagttgggaggagaggaggggctCTAGtagaaggcagaaaggaagaacTAGCCAATCTCTTGGGAAGAAGATGTCCTCTAGGTAGTGCCTTAACCTCCTTGGGATGGAACTGATGAACTCAGATCAGAAAATGCTTAGTTAATGAGAATACAGatgtaaagaatgtgggaagATATCTATAATAAGATCAGTGATAATCCCACTGGACAGACCTTGGATCAGAGGTCATCTCTAGTGCCAGACTTTAGGAAGGACATTGGCAAATTGGAGAACATTCCAATGAGGGAAACTAGATAGGAAGGAGACTGGGTagcagagaatcacagaatctcggAGGTGAGAGAGAGCCAACCAATTCAAGCCTTTTGTGGAAAAGCACCTTCTGCAGAACACATCTGATCAATAATCTTCCATTTGCTTAACTCCAAGCAAGGAACACTTGCTGGCTGGAAATGTTCAGCTTTGAGAAAACTTTGGGGAGATGTAGTCACTTCCCCCAAATAtttgaagcattttaaaatgctttatttatataTCTGAAGGTCTGTCTTCTGGAAGTCAGTCAACAAACCTTCACTAAACTTTTTCTATGGGCCAGGAGGGACAAACGGGAAAAATAAACATGCAAGTAACTAGGTACATataagatagagaaagaaagtcaATGCAAGGTAATCTTAAAAGTAAAggcactgggggcagctggatagctcagtggattgagagccaggcctagagatgggagatcttaggttcaaatgtggcctcagacacttcccagctgtgtgaccctgggcaagtcacttgacccccattgcctacccttaccactcttctgccttggagccaatacacagtattgactccaagatggaaggtgagggtttaaaaaaaaaataaagatactagCAGCTAGGGtgactaggaaaggcttcctgcagaaaaAAAGACGTGCTGATTCTGGAAAGAAACCAGGTAGGGTGCTGTAGCAGGAGGAGGGGTGAAAAGAGTTCTAAATAATCTCATTTAGACTCACTATAAGAAGACAACTTTCTCACCCTGAAACTCTCCGAAAATGGAATGAGTTCTACCTGCAAATGTAACAAGCCCCTAACCCTGGAAGTCATAGTATCCTTACCACAAAAAGCTAGAGAGACCTTAGAGCCCATCTATTACAATGCCCTCATATGCATAGAGATGTTTAATAATTTGTCCACACGGTAGAAAGTGACAAAggcaggattagaattcaggtcctTTGACCCTTAGGCCAGAGCTCCCTAGGATCCACAGGCTTTCCTCTATGTCATACTGCCTCCTGTTATGTTGAACTCTTGATGGTTTAGAAATTTTCAGTGGCCTCAAATATAAACACATCTTCAGGGGCATATTgccttagaaaaccataaattaacattgtctatgttaaactgtattttttttttctggttcccAATTATTTCCCAATGAATTTGGTTTAAGTTGGTGTGAGTTGCACTGAGGAATGTTGCTAGTCCACATGTGGCATTTGAGTCCCACACTTCTCGATGGCTTCCATGTTCCCTTTGAGGGTATGTGATTGACTAAGGAAGAGTTCTTCACTGAAAGTCTCTGAGCAGGAATTTGGAAGCCATGTTTATTTGGCCATGGCCTGAAGGATAGActtgagaaggaagaaataagagcCAGGGAGACCCACTGATCTGACAGTCTCCAATCATCTTCCAAATATTCCTCTCTAAGTGCTTAGAGATCACCATTACTCCAAGTCCCACATTCCTGGGGATCGTTGAGCCCATGGATACCGGTACTCCCTGCAACAATGCAAGTCGTACCTCATTCCttcgtatgtgtgtgtgtgtgtgtgtgtataagagtTGAAGTGAGGTATGACTTCATTAATCCAGGCAGAATTCATGCAGGAAGACACATGACTCTGGCCCAGATGCTGGCTGAGTTTCATTGGGGTCCCACTCAGGtcagaaaggggaagaaagcTGGGAAGAGGCCACCCAGATCCTAGatgctctcttttctctcaacCACACTCAGGAATGACATCGCCCTGCTCAAACTGGCCAACTCTGTATCTCTAACCGATGAGATTCAGCTGGGCTGCCTGCCTCCTGCTGGCACAATCCTGCCCAACAATTCTGTCTGCTATGTCACAGGCTGGGGACGGCTGCAAAGTAAGTGAGAGCCCagattggggggtgggagggagacagCAGGATAGTGGGCCAGGAGGAGAACGAGTCAGTTCCTACCCTTTATCAATGGACACGGAAGAATCCAAGATAATCCACTCTATCCTGCACCACTGGCACTCATCATgagttttgtcttgccactggaccttgacgactctggaagagagagcgaggctGACAATTTGGTGAAattctgcctcactaaaatccaactCACTCCCAAGGCAAGACTTCACCCTGCGATGTCAGTGGTTCTCTTTGgtcctctgaagaaaaaaaacaacgaAGAATGAACaacagaaagatagatatatagacagatcaatagaaagaaataattgaaattttcttttttgggctTCTAAAGTCTGCAAAGGActttatctcatttcatcatcCCAATAAGCCTATAACATAAGTAATACAGGTCttactgtcccaattttacaCACCAGATAAGATCATTTAAGTGGCTTGTTAGGGCCACAGGGCTAATAAGTATCCATCCAAATCTTGCCACAGACACTgcgtgaccctagaaaagtcataTAAGTTCtccatgtctcagtttcctcagagtCAGTCTATTCTATGGATGTAAGTTTATTTCTAGTTGTAAATCTAGAATCCTCTGATTTTGAGAAAGATAATTTGGATTCACATCCCTGCTTTGCCATTCACTAGCTGTAACTGTTAAAGAGTTACTTCCTTCTGAGAtgtaatttcctcatctataaaataaggataataatattttcaatCTCCCTCATGGGCCAGTCATTAGGAAAGAATTTTCCAAGCCTTAAGGTACCACAGAAGAATAAGCTACTAGTATAGCAGTTGTTTTGTAACATCCAAGAAAATCATAGTGGGGGTATTTGAAGgatattttcctgactctgaggatCCAAAGAGCATTGGTTTTTCAGATCTGGGTTTGAGTCTCAGTTCCCCCATTCACTATCTAGGTAACTTTGGGCaggtctctctccctcccccaatttccttctccttctcctcttcttcctcctcactcaATCATTTGAGGCTTCTCTAATTTCTAGAGCCACATCTTTCTCTTAAAACCTCCTCCCTATTAACTCTCTCTGCCTCTGATCTCCTTCCAGCCAATGGAGCTCTCCCAGATATCTTGCAGCAGGGTCGCTTGCTAGTGGTAGACTATGCCACCTGTTCCCTCCCCAGCTGGTGGGGCAGCTCAGTGAAAACCAACATGGTGTGTGCTGGTGGTGATGGAGTGATCTCCAGTTGCAATGTAAGTGTGGAAAATGGGCAAATCTCCCCTCTGCCATCTATAACCCAATTCTCTGACCAGAAATGAGCCACACAGGCAGGGTCACGCTTGCTTCATTCCAGATATGAGAAACTGACTAGCCAAGGGATTGGAATCTGGGTCCAAACCCTCCCTGTTGCTTATTGCTTATATGATCTTAAGCAACCTCCCAGGTTTCAGTTTCctgtttgaaaaatgaggaatttttttttcattagttgtAATTTTATGGATCAATTGTTTTTACTTTAAGTTATTTCAGACCTTCTGATTATGGGCCAAATTGAATCAtgtggcctctgaggtcttttccatcATTACAACCAAAATCCCATGACTAAGAGGACTAAAGTAGAAAAATTCCTGaacttggagttgagaagaccttggtccaaatcctgcctctgtcatttACAGTATGACAGTTTAGGGTTAGATCATTTAATCTcactgagtcttagtttcctcatctgtaaaattaaaacaataaatgcCTGTAGATTCTCCCTCACAAGATTATTCTAAGGCTTAAATGAGATGATGTGTGTAAAGTATTTCACAGACTTGAAAGGGATATATGTCAGTAATCATTACCATTGTCATAGTTATTACCCTGTGATggtgagtaagtcacttaaccaccccaAATCTCCagttctttaactgtaaaataaaggggttggagtagaagacctctaaggtcctgtgactcagtggttaagagcacttgacctggagtcagaaagatctgagttcaaatccagcctcagatacttcctagctgtgtgaccctgggaaagtcacttaacctctgcttgcctgacaaaaggatccactaaagaagtaaatggtaaactactccaggatccttgccaagaaaactccatggatagctgtggtccatggggtcacaaagaattggatgttactgaatgtctgaacaacaacaatgaaggTGCTATCCAGCTCTCAAACTATGGTCCTACACTCTATATTTCTGGTGTTAATGGCTGATAATGCTTGGTGAGACATTTCCTTAAATTATTAACACTTCAAACCTATTTACAAAGGAATGGTGAATCACAGGCATGGTTTCAGGCCTCCTGGTGAGGGAGATAGGTAAGGGCAAGGGACTCTTTCACATTCTTCAAAGCACAGACCTGTTCTCTCTGCTCAGGGGTATGTCTGTCCCTGGTGAAGCTCTATCATGATGCTATTTGAAGGACAAAACAAATACCACTCAGTCCTCACTTTTGAGTCTATCCATGCTGGAGCAGACCTCTCCAATgggtgcctctgtttccagagcTGGGAGTTCTAGATTACAATCAAATACATTAAATAAGGATTTGTGTTGTAGCGACATATGAGCTTATTAGAAAAGCCAACATGTGTCTGTTTCAGAAATTGTCCCCAAATATCCTTAAGCCAATCTAACTGAACCATGGGTTCCCCTCAGGGAGACTCTGGTGGCCCACTGAACTGCCAGGCAGATGATGGGCACTGGGAAGTACATGGCGTCGTGAGCTTCGGCTCAGCACTGGGCTGCAACTACTACCGCAAACCCTCTGTCTTCACCCGGGTCTCCAACTACAATGCTTGGATCAGTAAGGTAAGAGGCTTCCACCTATTTCCCAGAACCAGAGCCTAAACCCTGCTCTGCTTCCTAGACATAACATGAAGACATTGTGAAAAGATGGTACATTAAGTCTTAAGGGCAGCCATCCTTGCCTGGTAGCTAAGGAGTTCCTTctaagggaagggagggaaatgaaTCAGATAAAAGAACCAAAGaacattagagctagaagagatcttagaacacagatcGACAGAGCTCCTTGAAGTGGGGCATTTTGGAATTAAAAAGAAGCTTAggggggcagtggattgagagccagccctagagatgggaggtctacagttcaaatctggcctcagatacatcctacctgtatgaccttggacaagtcacttaacacccattgcttagcccttaccacaattctgccttggatccaatacacagtatttattctaagatataaggtaaaagtttttaaaaaaaaaagtaataaatgaaaACTGGAATTATTTCTTGCCCACTCTCCAAGTctctgaaaatattcaaaatcctTAGGGTATATAGCTGGCTGCCATGTTGGGACATCTGCTATTAACAGACAAGATTATAGAACAGAGGAAATTCTATAAAAACTCCTTTCTTTTTGAACTCCTCAGTTTAACTTGGAGATATTCTCTTGTATTTTCTGCAGGTGATGAAAGAAAACTAAACACAGGAACCCTGGGAAATGGACCCAAACCCTGGCAAGACtctaaaggcaaaaagaaataaaatggatgtaACATGAATCAAACAGATGGAGAATGAGTGGTTTCTTAGTCAACCATCACGTTCTTCACTTCcaggtgtaagggttaaaaatggtttgactaaatttatgagttaaaaagaattactgtggtcgccatttataaaaattcaaaactaaactatgagtatgttagtagctttagtagctttattacaacaGGGTAGATaaagtaaagagggaaatgtaggaaggaggtagaaaatattgcctcgctaaataccctataattgcccGATCCAAAGAAATCCAGTTCAACTccaacaaaggctccctcaggtcctgATCTCCAACCAGAAGTCACAGTaatctcttcagcaagagtcttaTCAGCACAGAATCCATCTCCAACACaaaattccaaggcagaacaatccctccaaagcagaagattcTCCAATGCAGAGACACCAATGTAGAAGTCCTCCCTCACCAAGAGCCACCGGGGCAGCAGAAGTGAATCAGAATGCTCTCAGCTGGCTATAATcagttttctccatgtcacttcctgtctctctggtttctccttcctttcaatgTGGGCTGGTTTATCACATCTCAgaaaccaatcaaagtctctcaagTTGCCTGGGAAtcaaaaattccctttcacacaggGACCCTGGAGGAAAACTGGCCCTTGGGTCCCAAGCAGCATTGAGGTGGCTCCTGTAGTTCTTGTCATAATCCCCTTCTAGTCTGATTTCAACATTCCGGAGGACCACTCAATACCCACATTAGCTGAGGCTTTTCAAGAAACAATACATTAGGCAACTCAATAAATCCTCACATCAGAGGTACCAGTCTTCTCTAAAAACCCCATTGACctctgaaagaaagaatgagactgAGATTTtatgcaactttgcctcacttaaatccaatttatgctcaagtcaaaagacatcacggtgatgtcattttggtcctctttgaatacAAAGGACAACGTTACCAACCATTAGGCAGCTGgcggcacaggggatagagcactcactggacttggagtcaggaaaactcagggacttcttgagttcaaatctggcctcagacatttattagctgtgt
Protein-coding regions in this window:
- the LOC123243103 gene encoding chymotrypsin-like elastase family member 2A — encoded protein: MFGLLLVSVLVAGVLGCGVPTYQPKGSRVVGGEDAVPNSWPWQVSLQYLSTSGWRHTCGGTLIANNWVMTAAHCISSSRTYQVVLGRHSLSTNEEGSLTVSVSKSVVHEDWNSNKLSNGNDIALLKLANSVSLTDEIQLGCLPPAGTILPNNSVCYVTGWGRLQTNGALPDILQQGRLLVVDYATCSLPSWWGSSVKTNMVCAGGDGVISSCNGDSGGPLNCQADDGHWEVHGVVSFGSALGCNYYRKPSVFTRVSNYNAWISKVMKEN